The following are encoded together in the Glycine soja cultivar W05 chromosome 5, ASM419377v2, whole genome shotgun sequence genome:
- the LOC114411347 gene encoding uncharacterized protein LOC114411347 has product MTSSNGNFPASMPVLKGKNYDDWCAQMKVIFRFQDVTEVVQEGVQELDRNPTDAEKVAHRDLMKRDAKALFIIHQCVDVDNFQKIRSADTTKKAWDTLEKSYAGDSKLKKVKLQTLRRQYELLQMSDQENIGEFFSRVLAITNQMNVYGDKQSNLGIIDKVLRTLTPRFDHIVVAIEQGQNLEEMKIEEELQGILEAQEMRLNERNSQRSVEQAMQAQTTKGNNYDGGKNKKGKGKGKWKNNKWKGSSEGYSSSGNHNQNEETDKKDGGNHKVGKKKFNKKGIQCYNCQKWGYFADECRNKRVPRNANEAQLAQDEDSDSDKVLLMATTNSEEDNVNMWYLDTGYSNHMKVKSKIKFADNNSVTTEGIGKVMIQRKDGQHSFINDVLYIPNMKNNLLSFGQLLEKGYSMQMEDVK; this is encoded by the coding sequence ATGACTTCCTCGAATGGAAATTTTCCAGCATCCATGCCTGTTCTCAAAGGCAAGAACTATGATGATTGGTGTGCTCAGATGAAGGTAATCTTTCGATTTCAAGATGTGACAGAAGTGGTGCAAGAAGGGGTTCAAGAACTTGACAGGAACCCAACTGATGCAGAGAAGGTGGCTCACCGTGATTTGATGAAAAGAGATGCAAAGGCGTTGTTCATTATTCATCAATGTGTAGATGTagataattttcagaaaattagatcTGCTGATACTACAAAGAAGGCATGGGATACTCTAGAGAAATCCTATGCAGGGgatagcaaactcaagaaggtgaaGTTGCAGACCTTGAGAAGGCAGTATGAACTTCTACAAATGAGTGATCAAGAAAACATTGGTGAGTTCTTTTCTCGAGTCTTGgcaattacaaatcaaatgaatgTTTATGGTGACAAGCAATCAAACTTGGGGATCATTGACAAGGTATTGAGAACCTTGACACCAAGATTTGATCATATAGTGGTGGCAATTGAGCAAGGCCAGAATCTTGAAgaaatgaagattgaagaagaaCTGCAAGGAATACTTGAAGCTCAAGAGATGAGGCTCAATGAAAGAAATTCACAAAGATCAGTTGAGCAAGCCATGCAAGCCCAAACAACCAAAGGGAACAACTATGATGGTGGCAAGAATaagaagggaaagggaaagggaaagtgGAAGAACAATAAGTGGAAGGGGTCAAGTGAGGGCTACAGCAGTTCTGGAAATCATAACCAGAATGAAGAAACAGACAAGAAAGATGGAGGGAATCACAAAGTGGGTaagaagaaattcaacaagaaaggGATTCAGTGTTACAACTGTCAGAAATGGGGATATTTTGCAGATGAATGCAGAAATAAAAGGGTTCCAAGAAATGCAAATGAGGCTCAATTGGCACAAGATGAGGATTCTGACTCTGATAAAGTGTTACTAATGGCAACAACAAACTCAGAAGAAGACAATGTTAATATGTGGTATCTAGACACAGGCTATTCCAATCACATGAAGGTGAAGAGCAAGATCAAGTTTGCAGATAACAACTCTGTAACTACAGAAGGCATTGGAAAGGTGATGATTCAGAGGAAGGATGGACAACACTCATTTATCAATGATGTGCTATATATTCCCAATATGAAGAATAATTTGCTGAGTTTTGGACAATTGCTAGAAAAGGGTTATTCAATGCAGATGGAGGACGTCAAATGA
- the LOC114412788 gene encoding uncharacterized protein LOC114412788 isoform X1, with product MTCSVDFNNKDLEISFYVFKPTVVIVDHLVHGLQQFSLLTQNLGCVQSSIFRSIHGNMIIWYGAWQKRSSEEKDKLTENLQSMLTNTVTRMAVLVEHNFLDAYAGESRDGSLSVKFSTGDIISMNSVITTTKDLNDLCYAVLAIFRSRFPKTEGITAGLCMKGQCLPRVVCIHVWQSLQFCYSWILNSDHRKWMMPYLERFSTEMKYDIFRVVYVSGDNVVNLPYGSHNRMLEDEQESTQGQLMHQ from the exons ATGACATGCTCTGTGGATTTTAACAACAAAGATTTGGAAATAAGCTTCTATGTTTTCAAGCCAACTGTAGTAATTGTCGACCATCTTGTTCATGGACTGCAACAGTTTTCCTTACTCACTCAGAATCTTGGTTGTGTACAAAGCTCTATATTTAGGAGCATACATGGAAATATG ATCATATGGTATGGAGCATGGCAGAAACGGTCTagtgaagaaaaagataagctGACAGAAAATCTT CAATCAATGCTAACCAATACTGTAACTAGAATGGCAGTCTTGGTTGAACACAATTTCCTTGATGCATATGCTGGAGAATCAAGAGATGGATCTTTAAGTGTAAAGTTCAGCACTGGTGACATAATATCCATGAACTCAGTAATCACAACTACTAAGGACCTTAATGACCTGTGCTATGCAGTCCTAGCAATATTTAGGTCTCGTTTTCCCAAAACAGAAGGCATAACTGCGGGCCTTTGCATGAAAGGCCAATGCTTACCAAGAGTGGTATGCATTCATGTGTGGCAGTCCCTACAATTTTGTTACTCATGGATTCTCAACTCAGACCATAGAAAGTGGATGATGCCATATCTTGAACGATTCTCCACTGAGATGAAGTATGATATTTTTCGAGTAGTTTATGTTAGTGGTGACAATGTGGTGAATCTTCCCTATGGTTCTCATAATCGGATGTTAGAAGATGAACAAGAGAGCACACAAGGACAACTTATGCACCAATGA
- the LOC114412788 gene encoding uncharacterized protein LOC114412788 isoform X2: protein MTCSVDFNNKDLEISFYVFKPTVVIVDHLVHGLQQFSLLTQNLGCVQSSIFRSIHGNMQSMLTNTVTRMAVLVEHNFLDAYAGESRDGSLSVKFSTGDIISMNSVITTTKDLNDLCYAVLAIFRSRFPKTEGITAGLCMKGQCLPRVVCIHVWQSLQFCYSWILNSDHRKWMMPYLERFSTEMKYDIFRVVYVSGDNVVNLPYGSHNRMLEDEQESTQGQLMHQ from the exons ATGACATGCTCTGTGGATTTTAACAACAAAGATTTGGAAATAAGCTTCTATGTTTTCAAGCCAACTGTAGTAATTGTCGACCATCTTGTTCATGGACTGCAACAGTTTTCCTTACTCACTCAGAATCTTGGTTGTGTACAAAGCTCTATATTTAGGAGCATACATGGAAATATG CAATCAATGCTAACCAATACTGTAACTAGAATGGCAGTCTTGGTTGAACACAATTTCCTTGATGCATATGCTGGAGAATCAAGAGATGGATCTTTAAGTGTAAAGTTCAGCACTGGTGACATAATATCCATGAACTCAGTAATCACAACTACTAAGGACCTTAATGACCTGTGCTATGCAGTCCTAGCAATATTTAGGTCTCGTTTTCCCAAAACAGAAGGCATAACTGCGGGCCTTTGCATGAAAGGCCAATGCTTACCAAGAGTGGTATGCATTCATGTGTGGCAGTCCCTACAATTTTGTTACTCATGGATTCTCAACTCAGACCATAGAAAGTGGATGATGCCATATCTTGAACGATTCTCCACTGAGATGAAGTATGATATTTTTCGAGTAGTTTATGTTAGTGGTGACAATGTGGTGAATCTTCCCTATGGTTCTCATAATCGGATGTTAGAAGATGAACAAGAGAGCACACAAGGACAACTTATGCACCAATGA